One Nostoc sp. CENA543 genomic window, CTTTCAACATTAAATAAAGCAGCCATTGAGGTAACAGCAATAACGGCTACTTTAGCTGTGATTCGGTTACAAATACTTTTCATTGTCTTGATAATGCTAGTAAATTCTGATGTGGTCGCAACCATCAAGTTTTTTGCTATTTATAAACAAAAAACGCTGATTTTTATGACAAAGGTGATATACAAAAAGCAGATTAATCAATCCAAATAAACACGTAAACCCTCATGGAACAGATGAACAGCGCAAATTGTGCATCATATCCAGATACGTTTTTATTTGTTTATTCGTAATTAAAATTACGCCGAATAGGATTAATTAATCTTTAAATCACCTTTGCGGAAATTCTACCACTAGATTCATTCTGTTCAAAGTTTTTATATTTATTTTTTCTGAAAAACATAAATAACAAAAATATTTTAGATTGTTTTTTAATGTCTATTAATTCAATCTTAATCTATTATTAAACAAGTATTGTTTTCCAATCAATACACATTAAAACAAGCAAAAATCTTTATAATTTTCATACTTTGCTATTCCTATTAGCATCTATTTCCTGGATTCAAAACTATTAGTTAAATCAATCATTACCTCACCTTAATCAAAACTAACTAACTTCTAACTGGCATTTGATGTAACCAAAAAATCTTTATGCAATTATCAAGACGCAAATTTTTTACATTAGCGGGTGCAAGTGCTGCTGGTACTGTGTTGGCTTCTCCCTTAGAAGGTCTGATTGCGAGAAAAGCTTTTGGCCAAGTTGCTGGAATAGGATATGGGCCACTTCGTTCAGATCCCAACAGATTGTTAGATTTGCCAGCCGGATTTAGCTATACAACCTTCTCTCGCACCAACGACCTCATGAACGATGGTTCTAGAGTGCCTGGTTCACACGATGGGATGGCTGCATTTGCCGGCCCCAGAAACACAATCATCTTAGTGCGTAACCACGAACTTAGCCCTGGTTTAACTGGGTTACGCGCACAAGTGCCAGAACCCTACGATGCGATTGCTAGAGGTGGTACAACAACTCTGGTTGTTAATCAAAATGGTCAGTTAATCAAACACTTTGCTTCTCTGGGTGGAACTATCCGTAACTGTGCAGGTGGCCCAACACCTTGGGGTTCTTGGATTAGCTGTGAAGAGAACGTAGATATCCCCAATGGAAGTAATGGCTTGACCAAACCACACGGCTACAACTTTGAAGTTCCAGCAAGTGCCACATCTCCTGTTAAGCCAGTACCTTTAGTTGATATGGGACGGTTTAATCATGAGGCTGTAGCTGTAGATCCCAAAACTGGTATTGTATATGAGACTGAAGATGCCTCGAATAGTCTCTTCTATCGTTTTATCCCCAAAGTACCCGGCAAATTAGCAGAAGGTGGCACTCTTCAAGCTCTGAGAATAAAAGATTACCCAGAAGTCAACACCTCAACTTTTGGCTTTCAACCCTTCCAAAAACTTTCTGTAGATTGGGTAACTATTCCTGAGCCAAACCCAACTACAGTAGATAATGTGAGAGTGCAAGGTCGGACTTTGGGCGCAGCTCGTTTTGCTCGCGGAGAAGGCATTTGGTATGGCAAAAACAAAAACACTGGTAAGAGTGAACTTTACTTCTGCTGTACAAGTGGCGGTGCAATTGGTGCTGGTCAAGTTTGGCTTTACATTCCTGAAGATGAGACTATCGAACTGTTTGTAGAGTCTACATCTAGAGA contains:
- a CDS encoding alkaline phosphatase PhoX — protein: MQLSRRKFFTLAGASAAGTVLASPLEGLIARKAFGQVAGIGYGPLRSDPNRLLDLPAGFSYTTFSRTNDLMNDGSRVPGSHDGMAAFAGPRNTIILVRNHELSPGLTGLRAQVPEPYDAIARGGTTTLVVNQNGQLIKHFASLGGTIRNCAGGPTPWGSWISCEENVDIPNGSNGLTKPHGYNFEVPASATSPVKPVPLVDMGRFNHEAVAVDPKTGIVYETEDASNSLFYRFIPKVPGKLAEGGTLQALRIKDYPEVNTSTFGFQPFQKLSVDWVTIPEPNPTTVDNVRVQGRTLGAARFARGEGIWYGKNKNTGKSELYFCCTSGGAIGAGQVWLYIPEDETIELFVESTSRDELDAPDNIVVAPFGDLILCEDGGGEQYLRGVTPDGKLYNFARNALNTSEFCGACFSPDGKILFVNIQSPGITLAITGPWHTKA